The DNA sequence CTGAATTTACTTCGGATTCGATTGACTCGACATACCCTTTTCTAACTCCGTTTACGCTTACAAGATCACCAATTTCCAAACCGGCAACTGTATTAAATTTTACGGAAAGCTGCATGTTTTGAGAAGTTAAACTGTAGTTTTTTGCCCAGCCAAAAATTAATACAATAACTATTAATGCAAAAAATATTGTTATACCAACTTTAAGTTCAGTTTTCTTTTCTTCATTCATTTGTTTTCAAAATTTGTTTAACAAATGCAAATTCAACAGAATCAATTTTTGAATCTTTTACAATTACTTCAAAATTGTGTGAAAAATCTTCCAACTTGTTTATTTTTGTTTCTATTTCTTTATTTTCAAAATCTTTAAAGAATTTATTCATTACAATTTTTAGAGAATCAACATATTGCTTATTCTCTAAATTTTCTAAATCTGAATTAATTTTCGATTGTGCAAATTCAATAACTTTATCTTTCCCAAAATCAATTAAATCATCGCCATGATATTTAATTATATAAAATACTACCCCAACAAAAATAGTCAGAGAAATAATTACTGTTAAAAAGCAGCCTTTTTTCATAAAATTAATTAAAGTTTTTCAACTTCTACTTTACTAATTCTGTTACTATCTAATGCTAAAACTTTAAAGGAATATCCATATTTTTCAAATTTATAACCAACATCCGGAATTGTTCCGGCATGGTTGAAAATAAATCCACCCAGTGTTTCAAAATCCTCGTTAGGAACTTCAATATTGATATTTAGTTTTTCTTCCAATTCATCAATATATACTTTACCAAACATAACAAATTTATTATCACTTATTTGTAAAATTTCGTCTTCTTCAATATCATATTCATCGCGGATTTCACCAACAATTTCTTCCAAAATATCTTCAAGAGTTATCAATCCAGCAGTTCCACCGTATTCATCTACAACAATACTAATATGCATATTTTTTTCTTGAAATTCTTTCATCAATGTGCTTAATAATTTTGTCTCGGGAACAAACAAACAGTCTCTAATTACTTTTTTGATATTAAACGAAGTTTCACTTTTAAGAAATGGGAGCAAATCTTTTGCGTGAATAACTCCAATAATTGAATCAAGATCATTTGAATAAACCGGAATTCTACTGTGACCGGAAGTCTTTATAATTTGAATTAACTCTGGAAACGGAATATCTTCCGGAACTGAAATTATATCAACGCGCGGAGTCATAACTTCTCTGGCAAGCATTGATTTGAATGAAACTAACCCGTGAATTAATTCATGTTCTTCTTCTTCAAGTGTTCCCTTTTCAATTCCAATATCTGCTAAATCAGCAATATCTGAAGTAGATAATGCTGTTCTTGATTTATCATATTTTACATTTGATGTAAGAATTTTCATTATTATTGAAAGCACTTTGGAAATTGGACTAATAACAATACTAATAAAATACAACGGCGTTGCAATTAGTTTTGCAATCTTAACCGGATGTTTATTTGCCCAAACTTTAGGTGTAACTTCGGCAAATAAAATTACAATTATGGTAAGAGTTATAATTTGAATTAATAATACAATATCAATGGAATATTTAAATTTCTCTGCAACATCTAAAGCAATAGAAACAGAAATAATCGATGCACCTACATTGCTTATTGTATTTCCTATTAGAATTGTAATAAGTAGTTTTTTAGGAAAAGCAATTAATCGTGCAATATATTTTCCAACGTGTTTAGAGCTTTTATTAATTTCATCTAATTTTTTATCATCTAATGAAAATAATGCAACTTCAGAACTGGAAAATAATGCAGAAAATAATAGAAGAACAATAAGAAAAATTGTTCGATAAAACCAATCTACGTCCAAAAAATATTCTTAACCTATGTTATTTTACATATAAACTAAAATGGTAAATCATCATCTTCTGCGGCTGAATTATTTGTGGATTCAACTTGAACAAAACTTGCAGAATCATGCGAAGAACTTTGTGATCCACTTTCCGAACTATCTAAAGGAATAATGCTAAATTTATCAGCAATAATTTCAGTTACATAAACTTTTTGACCATCTTTATTCTCATAATCTCTTTTGCTTATTCTTCCTTCAACGTAAAATTTTCTGCCTTTTTTAAGATTTGCTTTTAAAAAATCAGATACGCCAAAAATTACAATATTATGCCAAGTTGTTTCATTTACCCAATTACCGTCTCTGCCTTTATATCCATGTGTTGTAGCAATGGAAAATGTTGTAACTTCGGTATTATTTGTAGTAAATCTATGTTCCGCATCTTGACCTAAATTACCGATAAGCATAACTTTATTTAATGAAAATGCCATTAAAATTTCTCCAAAAATTATTTAATTTATTCAGTTACTATAAATGCATCTTTAAACATATTTTGATTCCAAAATCCATCTCTTACCATTTGAGCTTCTGATTTTGTTTTATATGGCGTACTTCTAACAGTATAAAGTGCATTTGTATTATTGTAAACTATTGATAATCTAAAAGGAACTTTCGATTCATTTTCTGCCATAAATTGTTCTGCTCTCGATTTTGTAGAAAATGCGCCGAGTTGTAAGAAAAATCCATGTTCAGATGATTTCAATAAATTATCTTTTGATTCATCATCATCAAAAGTATTATCTACTTCCTTTTTTAATTCATCAACATTTTTAGTTTTATCTTTTGATTGATCGACTTCATCAAAAACATAGACTTCTTCAGTTTCAGATTTAGCTTTTTGCTCTTCTTCTTCAGAAGATTGAAAAATTGAACAAGCAGAGAAAGAAAAAATTAATAGAATAATAAATATGTTTTTCATTTTTATACTTTTGTTTGTTGTTAATACTCAAAAATACTTAGCTTAATTTAAAATATCAATTAATAAAATAATCTATCAAAAGTTCCTTTTTCAAAAATAGGTAAATTATTTTTGGTAAAAGTCACTTTCTTTGCTAATTCTAAACTGCCTGGAATTTCAGAAACATTTATTTTATCCATAGAAGCATCGAACACATCATTAATTTTTTCTATAAATAAGTTTGCAATAATTGCATAACCTTGACTTGTAGGATGAACACCGTCTAAGCTAAAAATTCCGCCGGAAATAAATTCTGTTGTAAATTCAACTCCATTTGCAATGTAACCATTTTCCGCAACTTCGTTGAAGAAATTATTTATATCAACAAGATGAAAACCATATTTTTGAGAAATACTATTTATTGATGCATTAAAATTACTCACAACATTTTCTACAATTATTTGTTCGGAAGGATCTAAAACAAAAGTATTTGGGAACGGATTTTCCGGTGTTAATCCAAATGGATAAGCAGTATTTACGCCTTCCGGAACTGCTAATGAATTTGTTGAGTAGTATAATCCTTTTGTATCACCAATAAATGCAGCTGCCGAAGATCCTCTTAAAGTAACCATAGTTTTGTTTGTTAGCAAATCCGAAACGGACGCAACTCCAATTGGGATTTCAGTTGAAGTTGAATATACCAATCCTTGAATTTGAGGATTTTGTGTTTGAGCCGCTTGAATTGCGAGTCCAACATTTGGTGCAACAGTTGTAAAAAATGGAATTGCACTAACATTTGGGATATTTGCCAAAACAACTGGAATACTTGCTTGAGCTAAACCTCCGCAAAGTTGATCATATAAAAATGCAAAAGTTTCTGTTGGAGTATGAGGTAAAGTTCCTCCGCTTGTTGCGTAACCTAAAATATCATTATTGCCAATCCATAAACTTACTAATGTTGGTTGAGCGGAAATTGCCATTTCCAAAGGAGTTTTGTCTTGATTTCTTAAAACGATATCAAAAAATAAATTTGTTTTATCGATTGCGGTTGCAGAGCTTTTTGCTGTTAAAATATCAGGAAGCAGAGCTCCGGGAATTCCCAAATTATTATAAACTCCAACGTAATTTAAATTAGTCGGTGATCCGGCATTTATTGAAGCATAGCTAGTGGAAAACGGATCTAACGATTTAACTTCTATTCTTCCGCCTATTCCGGGATCACTAATTGTGGGTTGAACAAATTCAACTCCAGCTTGATTTGCAATTTGCTTTCCGTAGGAATATTCTTGTGCACTTTCATAAAGCGCACTTGATTGATAACCGGCTGTTAAACTATTACCAATTGTTACAAACTTGCTGAAATCAGCGCTTCCGGTATTTGGTTTTGCTGGTTCTGTTAAGTCACTTCTATCTTCGCAAGATAAAATAAAAATTCCGATTAAAATTATTGCTAATAATTTTTTCATTTATTTCTCCAAACTTAAAATTTATAAGCTAACGTAACTGAAAATAGATGTGCAACTGAATTATAAACTCCATTCATAGGTGAAATACTATTATCGATTCCGCTGTAATTTTCCAATGAATTTGTAATTTTTCTTTCATCAAACCTCAAAAACATATATGCAGCTTCAACTGAAACACTTTCATTTAAATTGTAAGAACCTCCGAGATTAAATCCCAATCTGTCGGAATCCGGTAATGTCGGATCTAATCTTTCATCCGAAACTGGATTGTGATCATATAAAAATCCGGCACGCGCAGTAAAAGATTTACTATATTCGTATTCTGTACCAAGCCTTGCAATAAATCCATTATCATATAATCTTTCTGAAGTAGAAACTAAAAGTTCACCAGTTTCTGAATCTTCAAATTCCTCAAATTGAACTTCGAGTTTATCATAACTATCCCATCCAACATATTGATAATCAGCGGTAAGAGTAAAATTTTTCAAAGGTCTAATTGCAATTCCTAATGTTATATTTTCAGGAGTTGTTAACGGAGCAGCAATTGGTCCGTTCGGTAGTAGTCCGTCAAATTGAGAAGAATAATTCGATGGAACAGCGTCGCCCTCAAAATCAAATCTAACTTGACTTCTGAATGATAACCCTAAAGAAATTGATTTAATTGGATGAACAAATATTCCAGCAGTAAATCCCGAACCCAAACCGGTTCCTTCTAACTCTAAAGAAGGTTCGCTATTGAAAGGAGCTAAATTAATTTTTCTATTAATGAGAACATCACCATAAGCAAATACATATCCAAATCCAACGGAAACTTCATCCATAATTTTGTAGGAAGCAACTGCATTAAAAAAGAATGTTCTAATTTCAGTTTGAACTGTCATAAATCTTCCGACCCAGTTCTCGTCCCATTTGGTTCCAAGTCCGTAATTATTACCAACTCCTAAACCAAGAAAAAATTTATCATACAATTGATGAGTAGCGTAAAAATGAATTGGGTTAAAAACTTGCGAATTCATTTTAGTTTCAGTGATTGATGGTGAAGGTCCTCTAAATGTTGAACTTGGTAAAATTAAAGTTGCGCCGCCAATTAAGTGTGTTCCGTAAAGCTGTGTAATTCCCGCAGGATTAAAATAAATTGCAGAAGGATCGTTTGCAAGACCTGTAAATGCACCGCCTAATCCCATTGCTCTTGAACCTTGTTCATTAATTTGAAATCCGCTTGCAAAAATATTTGAACAAGCAATAATAAATAAAAGTATTATAGTAAAATATTTTCTTAACAATCCTCCCTCCTTTTAGAGTATAAAGCTTTTTAAAGATACCAATATAATTTGCCTAATTGCAACTTTTGCTATTCAATAGTTAATAGTATTTGATTCTTTTCAACAGAATTTCCTGCTTTAACAAAAATATTTTTTATTCTTCCGGATTTTGTAGAGTGAATTTCATTTTCCATTTTCATTGCCTCGAGCAAAATTAATGGTTCACCTTGTTTTACTTTTTCATCAATATTTTTATATAATTTTAAAATTAAACCGGGCATTGGCGAAATAATTTCTTCTACTGAATTATGGCTTTCATTTTGCTTTAAATAATTTTCTACTTTTTCTTCCAAAGCTGTTTTAATAGATGTTTCAACATAATGTCCATCAATTAAAAAAGTAATTTTGTTTTTATTTTTTTGTGCTACAGTTACATGAAATATATTATTATCAAACTCCAATTTGTAAGTGTGTTGAGACAATTTAGAAATATTACAATTGTGTTGAACTCCATTTACCAAAACTTTTTCAAAATTTGAAGTTCTGATTTTTATTTTTTTATTATCAACTGTTGCAATAAATTCATTCTTCATTTTGCTGCGACCAATTATTTGTTTCAGAAATACAATTTTTTGTCGGCTTAAGATTACTATTTCCAAACTTTAGAAATGCACTTAGCACAGCAGAAATTTCATTGTATTTTTGGTTAATATTTTCGCGCCACTTACTTTTTTCTAAAGACAAAAAATGATTTTCCAAAAAATTATTATCAAATGTTGAATCTAAAAATTTAGGATGTTCCAATATCCAATAGAAAAAATTTATATTAGTTTTAACTCCGGCAATTTGATATTCGCCGAGAGCCCGCTTCATCCTTGCAATTGCTTCACTTCTATTATTTCCCCAAGTTATAATTTTTGAAAGCATTGGATCATAAAATATTGAAACATCTGAAAGAATATCAATTCCCCTATCAACTCTAATTCCAGCACCGGATGGTAGTCTGTGATGTAATATTTTTCCGGTTGAAGGAGCAAAATTATTATCAACATCTTCTGCATAAATTCTGCACTCAACTGCGAAGCCTTTTATTTTAATATCTTCTTGAGTAATAGATAATTTTTCTCCACAAGCAATTTTTATTTGTTCTTTTACAATATCAATTCCGGTAATCATTTCAGTAACTGGATGTTCAACTTGTAGCCTCGTATTCATTTCAAGAAAATAAAAATTTTCATTTTGATCAAATAAAAATTCGATTGTGCCAGCATTAAAATATTTTGCGGCTTTCGCAGCATCAATTGCAATTTGTGTTACTTTATTTCTCAAATCATTGTTTAACGAATTTGAAGGAGCTTCTTCCAAAACTTTTTGATGCCGTCTTTGCACAGAACATTCTCTTTCAAAAAGATGCAAATAATTCCCATGTTCATCGGCTAAAATTTGTACTTCTATATGCTTAGGACTTTCAATAAATTTTTCTATATATATTGAAGAATCTCCAAACGCTTTTTGAGCTTCATTTTGTGCAAGTTCAATTCCCTTTTCTAATTCATCGAAAGAGGAAATTTTTCTCATGCCCTTTCCGCCGCCGCCGGCAGAAGCTTTAATCATAACTGGCAAACCAATTTGATTTACAATTTTTTCAGCTTCTTCAAAATTTATTATTGGTTCAACTGTTCCGGGAACAATGGGAATTCCATTTTCAATCATTAATTTCCTTGCGGAAGTTTTATTTCCCATCATTTGCACTGATTGAAAACTTGGACCAATAAATTTTATTCCGCTTTGCGTAACTTTTTCAATGAATTCAAAATTTTCTGATAGAAATCCATAACCGGGATGAATAGCATCCGCATTAATTTGTTTGGCAATATTTATTATTTTTTCAATATTTAGATATGATTCTGAACTTTGCGCCGGTCCAATTCTATAGGCTTCATCTGCGGTTCTAACATGTAAAGAATTTTCATCTGCATCTGAATAAATTGTTGCCGCAACAATTTCCATTTCTTTACAAGCATTAATAATTCTTACAGCAATTTCACCACGATTTGCAATTAATATTTTTTTAAATTTTGACAAATTGCTTGCTCGTATAAAATATTAAATTTAAGATATGAAAAATAAATGAGAAAATTTATTTATTTTAATTTTACAAATGTAGCGCCCGCACCGCCAAAATCAGCATTGGCTAATTCAAACGATTTTACCATTTCATGGGTTTCTAAAATATGATGAACAGTTTCTCTTAAAACTCCTGTCCCTTTTCCATGAATTATTTCAACATTTTTTAAGTTACTTAAAAACGCATTATCAACAAATTTTATTATTTCAAATTCAACTTCTTCCGGTTTTCTTCCTCTAATATCTAACCGAGAACTTTCAATTGAATTTTGAGCAAAATTGTTAAATAATTCAGCATTTGTTTCTTTGTTTTTTTTGGTGTGAATTAAATTTTTTGATTTGACTTTTATTCTTAATTTACCGGTGTCCAAAGTTATTATTCTTTTTTCAAAATCAATTTCTACTATTTCACCAGTTGTTCCAGAATCTTTTATTTGTACATAATCCTTTATTTCAAAATTTGTTTTTTCAAAAATTTCTTTTTTTGGAATTGCAAAGTTTATTTCTGTTAAATTTTTAATTTCTTCAATTTTTTGTTTTTCTTCTTTGATTACATTTTTGTCGGCATTTGATTCTTTGATTTTTTTAATTGTATTTTCAAATTTACTGTTTACATCATTCAAAAATTCTTCAGCTTTTATTTTGGTTTCTTTTAATATTTTTTCTTTCTGATCTTTTAATTTAAGATTTTCACGCTCGTATAAACTTGTTAATCCCTGAAGTCTTGAATTTTCAATTTCCATTTGGTTTAATTTTTTATTCAGTTCACTTGATTTATTTTCAAGTTCTGTTATAAAGTTTTCAATTTTAAAAGTATTTGAATCCAAATGATTTTTTGCTTGATCAATTATACTTTTTTCCAAACCAATTTTTGAAGCAACTTCAAAAGCATAACTAGAACCCGGAATTCCTTGACGAAATTTATATGTCGGAATTAAATTTTCAATATCATATTCCATTGATGCATTTTGAAAGTGCTCTATTTCAGAAGCAATAATTTTCAAATTTCCGTGATGTGTTGTAGTTATTACAACAGATTTTAGTTCTGCCATTTTAATTAAAAATGAAGTTGCAAGCGCAGTTCCTTCACTTGGATCGGTTCCGGTTCCAATTTCATCAATTAAAATGAGTGAATTTTCATTAGCGTTTTCCAATATATTTTTGATGTTTCGAAGATGTGAACTAAAAGTTGAAAGATCATCTTCAAGCGATTGTTCATCGCCAATATCCAACATAATATTTTCAAAAAACATAAATTCCGAATCTGGATGAACCGGAATGTGAATTCCCGAGTTTACTAAAAGTGAAAGTAATCCAATAGTTTTTAGAACAACAGTTTTTCCTCCGGCATTTGGTCCGGTAATAATTGTAATATTGTTTTTTTCAAAATTAAAATTGAGAGGAATTGTTTTTTCTCTTCCCATTTTTTTTAATAGAATTGGATGACGAGCATCAATAATATTTATTTTTCTTGATGAACTTATTTGAGGAAAACTTCCTATAATTTCCAAGGAGTATTTTGCATTTGCAAAAATATTATCAAGTTCTGTGATTGCTTCGAAAGATAATATTAATGATTCAGAATTTTTACCAATAATAATTGTTAATTCTCTAAGAATTATTTCTATCTCTCTTTTTTCAGCAAAAGTAAGTGATAAAATTTCATTATTAAGTTCTAAAGTTTGTTCCGGCTCAATGTAAACTGTTTGTCCGGTATTTGATTCGGAATGAATAAAACCTTTAACATGCCTTTTATGTTCTGCTTTTATTGGAATTACTAATCGGCCGTCTCTCTGAGTTATATATTCTTCTTGAACTAAATATGAATCGCTTAAATTTTTAAGAATTTTTTCTACAACATTTGAAAGAGCAGAATTTTTTTTGATAAGTTCTTTTCTAATTTCACTTAATTTTGGACTTGCAGAATCTCTAATTTCTCCGGTTTCATTAAATATTTTTATAAAAAGTGATTCAAAATTTTTATCCGCAAAAAACGAATTTGAATATTTTGTAAACAAATCCGTATTCAAGGCATTGGTTTTAAGGTAAGAAAAAATTCTTCTTGATATTTGTGAAAGTTCAAATACTTTTAAAATTTCTTCTTTCTTTAAAATTGTACCAAGAATTGTGCTTTGCACTAAAACTTTTTGAAGATTTGGTAAATAATTAATTGGAGGATATTCATAATTAATTAAAATTTCTTTTGCTTCAGAAATTAGTTTGCCTTTTTGAATTGCTTGTTCTTTTTCTAGAAAAGGTTTTTGCAAAAGTATTTGTGATTTGCCGGATTCTGTGGAAGCATAGTTTGAAATATAATTCAGAACTTTGCCGTATTCAATTTTTTCTAAAACTGAGTTACTTATCATTATTTGTATTAAGAGTATCTAAATCAACCGGTTCGGAAAAATCTTCCGGAATTTCTTTATCATTTTTACTATCTATATAATCTTTTAGAAAACCTTCAGTTTTAAAATTCGATCCAATTATTAAATCAATTATGCTCGGCGTAATATTATAAATTTTTGTATAAAGCAAAGAATTATCTTTATCAGTTTTCTTAGGAATATTTAAAACATTTAAAAGCAGCAAAAATACACTTGCGAAAAATACAATTTGAATTGTTCCGGTAATGCCGCCTAACAGTTGATTTATAAATTTATTTACTTTATCAACAGGATGAATTAATCTTTTAATAATTGATGCAAATAAAATTGTACCCAAAAAAATTATAAATCCGCCGATCATTTTAGCGAGGTAAATTTCGTCATTGAAAATTGGTGCTAATTGTTCGCCAATTGGTCCGGCATAAGTAATCGCAAGGTAAATTGCTAAAATTAAACCAATTAAACCGATAAGTTTTCTTACAAGTCCGTCTTTATAACCAAGAATAAATCCGATAAAAACTATAATAATTAATATATAATCAATATAATTCAAAATTTAACTCAAAAAAGATTCAACAATTTTTCTTATTTCGCTTCCGTCGGCTAATCCTTTCAAATTTTTCATTGCAGCTGGCATAAGTTTTGCAAAATCTGTTTTTGAAACTGCTCCAATTTCATTTGCAATTTCTTTTATTTTTGCTAAAATTTCTTCATTCGACATTTGTTTTGGAAGATAATTTTGAATTATTTCCAATTCTTGACTTTCTTTTTCTGCCAAATCTTTTCTTCCGGCATTTGAATATTGCTCAATTGAATCTTTTCTTTTTTTTGCAGCAGAACTTAACATTTTTATTTCATCTTCAGCAGATAATTCCTTAATTGTGCCGCTTTTTTCATACTCTAAAATTAATGCTCTAATTGATCTAATTGTATTTAA is a window from the Ignavibacteriota bacterium genome containing:
- a CDS encoding HlyC/CorC family transporter; the protein is MDVDWFYRTIFLIVLLLFSALFSSSEVALFSLDDKKLDEINKSSKHVGKYIARLIAFPKKLLITILIGNTISNVGASIISVSIALDVAEKFKYSIDIVLLIQIITLTIIVILFAEVTPKVWANKHPVKIAKLIATPLYFISIVISPISKVLSIIMKILTSNVKYDKSRTALSTSDIADLADIGIEKGTLEEEEHELIHGLVSFKSMLAREVMTPRVDIISVPEDIPFPELIQIIKTSGHSRIPVYSNDLDSIIGVIHAKDLLPFLKSETSFNIKKVIRDCLFVPETKLLSTLMKEFQEKNMHISIVVDEYGGTAGLITLEDILEEIVGEIRDEYDIEEDEILQISDNKFVMFGKVYIDELEEKLNINIEVPNEDFETLGGFIFNHAGTIPDVGYKFEKYGYSFKVLALDSNRISKVEVEKL
- a CDS encoding GatB/YqeY domain-containing protein, producing MSLKDKINNDLKDAMKSQDKLRLNTIRSIRALILEYEKSGTIKELSAEDEIKMLSSAAKKRKDSIEQYSNAGRKDLAEKESQELEIIQNYLPKQMSNEEILAKIKEIANEIGAVSKTDFAKLMPAAMKNLKGLADGSEIRKIVESFLS
- a CDS encoding endonuclease MutS2 — its product is MISNSVLEKIEYGKVLNYISNYASTESGKSQILLQKPFLEKEQAIQKGKLISEAKEILINYEYPPINYLPNLQKVLVQSTILGTILKKEEILKVFELSQISRRIFSYLKTNALNTDLFTKYSNSFFADKNFESLFIKIFNETGEIRDSASPKLSEIRKELIKKNSALSNVVEKILKNLSDSYLVQEEYITQRDGRLVIPIKAEHKRHVKGFIHSESNTGQTVYIEPEQTLELNNEILSLTFAEKREIEIILRELTIIIGKNSESLILSFEAITELDNIFANAKYSLEIIGSFPQISSSRKINIIDARHPILLKKMGREKTIPLNFNFEKNNITIITGPNAGGKTVVLKTIGLLSLLVNSGIHIPVHPDSEFMFFENIMLDIGDEQSLEDDLSTFSSHLRNIKNILENANENSLILIDEIGTGTDPSEGTALATSFLIKMAELKSVVITTTHHGNLKIIASEIEHFQNASMEYDIENLIPTYKFRQGIPGSSYAFEVASKIGLEKSIIDQAKNHLDSNTFKIENFITELENKSSELNKKLNQMEIENSRLQGLTSLYERENLKLKDQKEKILKETKIKAEEFLNDVNSKFENTIKKIKESNADKNVIKEEKQKIEEIKNLTEINFAIPKKEIFEKTNFEIKDYVQIKDSGTTGEIVEIDFEKRIITLDTGKLRIKVKSKNLIHTKKNKETNAELFNNFAQNSIESSRLDIRGRKPEEVEFEIIKFVDNAFLSNLKNVEIIHGKGTGVLRETVHHILETHEMVKSFELANADFGGAGATFVKLK
- a CDS encoding SPOR domain-containing protein; this translates as MKNIFIILLIFSFSACSIFQSSEEEEQKAKSETEEVYVFDEVDQSKDKTKNVDELKKEVDNTFDDDESKDNLLKSSEHGFFLQLGAFSTKSRAEQFMAENESKVPFRLSIVYNNTNALYTVRSTPYKTKSEAQMVRDGFWNQNMFKDAFIVTE
- a CDS encoding CvpA family protein, with product MNYIDYILIIIVFIGFILGYKDGLVRKLIGLIGLILAIYLAITYAGPIGEQLAPIFNDEIYLAKMIGGFIIFLGTILFASIIKRLIHPVDKVNKFINQLLGGITGTIQIVFFASVFLLLLNVLNIPKKTDKDNSLLYTKIYNITPSIIDLIIGSNFKTEGFLKDYIDSKNDKEIPEDFSEPVDLDTLNTNNDK
- a CDS encoding outer membrane protein transport protein encodes the protein MLRKYFTIILLFIIACSNIFASGFQINEQGSRAMGLGGAFTGLANDPSAIYFNPAGITQLYGTHLIGGATLILPSSTFRGPSPSITETKMNSQVFNPIHFYATHQLYDKFFLGLGVGNNYGLGTKWDENWVGRFMTVQTEIRTFFFNAVASYKIMDEVSVGFGYVFAYGDVLINRKINLAPFNSEPSLELEGTGLGSGFTAGIFVHPIKSISLGLSFRSQVRFDFEGDAVPSNYSSQFDGLLPNGPIAAPLTTPENITLGIAIRPLKNFTLTADYQYVGWDSYDKLEVQFEEFEDSETGELLVSTSERLYDNGFIARLGTEYEYSKSFTARAGFLYDHNPVSDERLDPTLPDSDRLGFNLGGSYNLNESVSVEAAYMFLRFDERKITNSLENYSGIDNSISPMNGVYNSVAHLFSVTLAYKF
- a CDS encoding acetyl-CoA carboxylase biotin carboxylase subunit — protein: MSKFKKILIANRGEIAVRIINACKEMEIVAATIYSDADENSLHVRTADEAYRIGPAQSSESYLNIEKIINIAKQINADAIHPGYGFLSENFEFIEKVTQSGIKFIGPSFQSVQMMGNKTSARKLMIENGIPIVPGTVEPIINFEEAEKIVNQIGLPVMIKASAGGGGKGMRKISSFDELEKGIELAQNEAQKAFGDSSIYIEKFIESPKHIEVQILADEHGNYLHLFERECSVQRRHQKVLEEAPSNSLNNDLRNKVTQIAIDAAKAAKYFNAGTIEFLFDQNENFYFLEMNTRLQVEHPVTEMITGIDIVKEQIKIACGEKLSITQEDIKIKGFAVECRIYAEDVDNNFAPSTGKILHHRLPSGAGIRVDRGIDILSDVSIFYDPMLSKIITWGNNRSEAIARMKRALGEYQIAGVKTNINFFYWILEHPKFLDSTFDNNFLENHFLSLEKSKWRENINQKYNEISAVLSAFLKFGNSNLKPTKNCISETNNWSQQNEE
- a CDS encoding single-stranded DNA-binding protein; translation: MAFSLNKVMLIGNLGQDAEHRFTTNNTEVTTFSIATTHGYKGRDGNWVNETTWHNIVIFGVSDFLKANLKKGRKFYVEGRISKRDYENKDGQKVYVTEIIADKFSIIPLDSSESGSQSSSHDSASFVQVESTNNSAAEDDDLPF